One stretch of Erpetoichthys calabaricus chromosome 14, fErpCal1.3, whole genome shotgun sequence DNA includes these proteins:
- the axin2 gene encoding axin-2 has protein sequence MSWTLVDLSSSFHEDAPRPPVPGQEGHAPPPCCPSSRPVMRSRSSRGEDGLGEPEGSASPDSPRTRWTKSLLSLLGDQDGAQLFRTFLERDKHVDTLDFWFACNGFRQMDINNTKTLRVAKAIYKRYIENSSVVAKQLKAATKSYIRDIVRRQQIDSAMFDQAQTEIQSSMEDSAYQNFLTSDIYLEYVRSGGENGAYMQPVAGLKVCGYLPTLNEEEEWTYNDLKTRTVTSVVGLSPESLSATISSRSNEVTENTYRPCRVSDSSSPYHSGSAYGFAPATSANDSEISSDALTDDSLSMTEGSVDGIPPYRLGSRKHMQREMHRSVKVNGQVSLPHFPRTHRLPKEMTPVKPAAFAAELIARLEKLRREQETMSCLEERLQKIKEEEEKDEPDAPCNGQALRDSSNSYHRTHSLGLLSPGSCEDDPQAILDEHLSRVLKTPGCQSPGVGRHSPRSRSPDHHLHRAATAKRLSSMGSAPCTTYPVGCNGKTFISKQSSKHVHHHYVHHHSVPKSKEQIEVEAAQRVQCLCPGSPDCCSYPRCRNHLKEQCVGPPEPFTMGRPGVLSKRNCRIGDGFVLSGSEVISSSTTLQLPSDGTDRSQNVWQWMIESERQSRHKMHSAGGPKKALGGTGERPGRQHSWCNTGHLRSHQPAHPFIQDPAMPPLPPPNTLAQLEEACRRLEEVSNPARQRYQVSSLQRDRNHLSPLPSPGPQEEFREPKKTTCGQASELVVTYFFCGEEIPYRRMMKAQCLTLSHFKEQLRKKGNYRYYFKKASKEFDCGAVFEEIWDDSTVLPMYEGKVLGKVERVD, from the exons ATGAGTTGGACACTGGTAGATTTGAGCAGTAGCTTTCATGAAGATGCCCCACGGCCGCCAGTGCCTGGACAGGAAGGGCATGCTCCACCACCATGCTGTCCTTCAAGCAGGCCTGTCATGAGGAGCAGGAGCAGCAGGGGAGAGGATGGGCTGGGGGAGCCAGAGGGCAGCGCCTCACCCGATTCTCCTCGCACCCGCTGGACCAAGTCCCTTCTCTCTCTTTTGGGAGACCAGGATGGGGCTCAGCTCTTTAGGACCTTCTTGGAGAGGGACAAGCATGTGGACACTCTGGACTTCTGGTTTGCTTGTAATGGGTTCCGGCAGATGGACATCAACAATACCAAAACTCTGCGTGTTGCCAAAGCCATTTACAAAAGATACATTGAGAACAGCAGCGTGGTAGCCAAGCAGCTGAAAGCGGCCACCAAGAGCTACATCAGGGACATCGTCCGGAGGCAGCAGATCGACTCGGCCATGTTTGACCAGGCACAGACTGAGATCCAAAGCAGCATGGAGGACAGTGCCTACCAAAACTTTCTTACTTCTGACATTTATCTGGAATATGTCCGCAGTGGTGGAGAGAATGGTGCCTACATGCAGCCAGTTGCTGGCCTCAAAGTCTGTGGCTATTTGCCCACATTGAATGAGGAAGAGGAGTGGACCTACAATGATCTGAAGACAAGGACTGTAACATCAGTGGTTGGACTTTCCCCTGAATCGTTGAGTGCAACCATTTCATCACGAAGCAATGAAGTGACAGAAAACACGTACAG GCCCTGCAGAGTCAGTGACTCCTCCAGCCCCTACCACTCTGGCTCAGCATATGGGTTTGCCCCCGCGACCAGTGCCAATGACAGCGAGATCTCCAGTGACGCCCTGACGGATGACTCCCTGTCCATGACAGAAGGCAGTGT AGATGGCATACCTCCCTACCGGTTGGGCAGCAGGAAGCATATGCAACGGGAAATGCACCGCAGCGTCAAAGTGAATGGCCAAGTGTCCCTGCCTCACTTTCCG AGGACGCACCGGTTACCCAAGGAAATGACCCCCGTGAAGCCCGCTGCCTTCGCCGCCGAGCTCATCGCCCGCCTTGAAAAACTGCGCCGTGAGCAGGAGACCATGAGCTGCTTGGAAGAGAGGCTGCAGAAGATTAAGGAG GAAGAAGAGAAAGACGAGCCTGATGCCCCATGCAATGGGCAGGCCCTGCGGGATTCCTCCAACTCCTACCACCGGACGCATTCTTTAGGCCTGTTGTCCCCAGGAAGCTGCGAGGATGACCCCCAGGCCATACTAGATGAACACTTGTCCAGAGTTCTGAAGACCCCGGGGTGTCAGTCTCCAGGTGTGGGGCGCCACTCTCCACGGTCCCGCTCCCCAGATCACCACTTGCACCGGGCTGCCACAGCCAAGCGGCTTTCATCGATGGGGAGTGCACCTTGCACGACGTATCCTGTGGGCTGTAATGGGAAGACCTTTATCTCCAAGCAGTCAAGCAAGCATGTTCATCACCACTATGTCCATCACCACTCCGTGCccaaaagcaaggagcagattgaGGTGGAGGCAGCCCAGCGTGTTCAGTGCCTGTGTCCGGGAAGCCCAGACTGCTGCTCGTACCCCAGATGCAGGAACCACCTGAAGGAGCAGTGTGTGGGCCCACCAGAGCCATTTACCATGGG GCGGCCTGGTGTGTTGTCCAAGAGGAACTGCAGGATAGGAGACGGCTTTGTGCTGTCCGGAAGCGAGGTCATATCCAGCTCCACCACCTTGCAGCTGCCATCAGATGGGACCGACCGCTCACAGAATGTCTGGCAGTGGATGATCGAGAGTGAGCGGCAAAGCAGGCACAAGATGCACAG TGCTGGAGGTCCAAAGAAAGCACTTGGCGGTACTGGTGAGCGGCCAGGGCGGCAGCACTCCTGGTGCAATACAGGTCACCTGAGATCCCATCAGCCAGCCCATCCCTTCATCCAGGACCCAGCCATGCCACCTCTGCCACCTCCCAATACCCTTGCCCAACTGGAAGAGGCCTGCCGGAGGCTGGAGGAGGTGTCCAATCCAGCCAGACAGAG GTACCAGGTGTCCAGCCTTCAGAGAGACCGCAACCATCTGAGCCCTCTGCCAAGCCCTGGACCTCAAGAGGA ATTCAGAGAGCCAAAGAAAACAACGTGTGGTCAGGCAAGTGAATTGGTTGTCACCTACTTCTTCTGCGGAGAGGAGATCCCATACCGGCGCATGATGAAAGCTCAGTGTTTAACATTGAGTCACTTCAAGGAGCAGCTCCGAAAGAAAGGAAACTACCG GTACTACTTCAAGAAAGCCAGCAAGGAGTTTGACTGTGGAGCTGTGTTTGAAGAGATCTGGGATGACAGCACTGTCCTGCCCATGTATGAGGGAAAGGTTCTAGGAAAAGTGGAGCGGGTGGACTAA